A stretch of Malus sylvestris chromosome 11, drMalSylv7.2, whole genome shotgun sequence DNA encodes these proteins:
- the LOC126590979 gene encoding N-terminal acetyltransferase B complex catalytic subunit NAA20-like: protein MTTIRRFCCNDLLRFSSVNLDHLTETFNMSFYMTYLARWPDYFHVAEAPGHRIMGYIMGKVEGQGESWHGHVTAVTVSPEYRRQQLAKKLMNLLEEFSDKIDKGYFVDLFVRASNTPAIKMYEKLGYVIYRRVLRYYSGDEDGLDMRKALSRDVEKKSIIPLKRPVTPDELEYD, encoded by the exons ATGACGACTATACGCAGATTCTGCTGCAATGATCTTCTTCGATTCAGCTCTGTGAATCTCGACCACCTCACTGAAACC TTCAATATGTCGTTTTACATGACGTATTTGGCGAGATGGCCCGACTACTTTCACGTTGCCGAAGCACCTGGACACCGAATCATGGGTTACA TTATGGGAAAGGTTGAGGGGCAAGGTGAGTCATGGCATGGTCATGTAACTGCAGTAACCGTTTCCCCAGAATATCGCAGGCAGCAACTGGCCAAGAAGCTCATGAACTTGCTTGAAGAATTCAGCGATAAGAT TGATAAGGGTTACTTTGTTGATCTTTTTGTGAGAGCATCTAACACCCCTGCCATAAAGATGTATGAAAAG CTTGGTTATGTAATCTATAGACGAGTGCTACGGTACTATTCAGGGGATGAAGATGGGTTAG ATATGAGGAAAGCATTATCTCGAGACGTTGAAAAGAAGTCAATCATTCCCCTCAAACGCCCAGTTACTCCTGACGAATTAGAGTATGACTAA
- the LOC126590981 gene encoding ent-copalyl diphosphate synthase 1-like isoform X1: MSSHSTQLFLSAPPLTLRPTTSSFSAFNQPKYLSGVWLFGANDKRDFRSKCSAVSKSRTQEYADVLQNGLPVIKWHEIVEDDIEGDEAPADFGQINKIKQHVETITSMVESMDDGEITISAYDTAWVALVEDVEGSGLPQFPSSLQWIANNQLPDGSWGDSEIITAHDRIINTIACVVALKSWNVHPDKCEKGMTYFKENISKLGNENAEHMPIGFEVAFPSVLEMARSLNLEVPDDCAVLHEIYAMRDLKLTRIPREIMHKVPTTLLHSLEGMAGLDWEKLLKLQSQDGSFLFSPASTAYALMQTKNPNCMNYLSKAVHKFNGGVPNVYPVDLFEHVWVVDRLQRLGISRYFKPQLKECINYVSRYWTEKGICWARNSEVQDIDDTAMAFRLLRLHGHQVSPDVFKHFKKGNEFICFAGQSTQAVTGMYNLLRASQVMFPGETILEEAKDFSTKFLREKQASNELLDKWIITKDLPGEVGYALDVPWYASLPRLETRFYIQQYGGRDDVWIGKTLYRMPYVNNNLYLDLAKLDYNNCQALHLIEWDSIQKWYAECKLENYGLSTRSLLMAYFVAASSIFEPERANERLAWAKTTSLIETIGSHFREGTSEQRKAFVHEFKIRKMNTNKKGQGLIETLLTTLHCLSLDAMVAHGQDISHPLRQAWEKWLLKWQEKGDVHQDEAELLVEMINQTAGLLPSDGLLLSSPEHEQLFKITNKVCNKLRCYQNQNHKVNENGSYMKTTQEIEPEMQQLVQMVLQKPLDGAIESSIKQTFFAVARSFYYSACSDPGTINGHLTKVLFERVF; this comes from the exons ATGTCTTCTCATTCCACCCAACTTTTTCTCTCTGCGCCTCCTCTAACTCTTCGACCCACCACCTCATCCTTCTCTGCCTTTAATCAACCAAAATATTTATCGG GTGTTTGGCTATTTGGTGCTAATGACAAAAGAGATTTTCGATCCAAATGCAGTGCGGTTTCCAAATCCCGTACTCAAG AATATGCAGACGTGTTGCAAAATGGTCTGCCAGTGATAAAGTGGCATGAGATTGTGGAGGATGACATAGAAGGAGACGAAGCTCCTGCG GATTTTGGACAAATTAATAAGATCAAGCAACATGTGGAGACCATCACATCGATGGTGGAGTCGATGGATGACGGAGAGATTACGATTTCGGCGTACGACACCGCTTGGGTGGCGTTAGTGGAGGATGTCGAAGGCAGTGGCTTGCCACAGTTCCCATCCAGCCTCCAATGGATTGCCAACAACCAACTCCCAGATGGTTCTTGGGGAGATAGTGAGATCATCACTGCTCATGATCGCATCATCAACACCATAGCTTGCGTTGTCGCACTCAAATCATGGAACGTTCATCCTGACAAGTGTGAAAAAG GAATGACGTATTTCAAGGAGAACATAAGCAAGCTTGGCAACGAGAATGCCGAACACATGCCGATCGGGTTCGAAGTAGCTTTTCCTTCGGTTCTCGAAATGGCTAGGAGTTTAAACCTGGAGGTGCCTGATGATTGTGCTGTGTTGCATGAGATTTACGCCATGAGAGATCTAAAGCTCACAAG GATACCGAGGGAAATAATGCACAAAGTGCCCACAACACTTCTCCACAGCTTGGAAGGAATGGCAGGTTTGGACTGGGAAAAGCTTCTAAAACTGCAGTCCCAAGACGGCTCTTTCTTGTTCTCCCCAGCCTCCACTGCCTATGCACTAATGCAAACCAAAAACCCCAACTGCATGAATTATTTGTCCAAAGCTGTTCACAAGTTCAACGGCGGAG tACCTAATGTATACCCAGTTGACTTGTTCGAACACGTATGGGTTGTGGATCGTCTGCAGCGCTTGGGAATCTCTAGGTATTTCAAGCCGCAGCTTAAGGAATGTATTAATTACGTAAGCAG ATATTGGACTGAGAAAGGAATTTGTTGGGCAAGAAATTCGGAGGTTCAGGATATTGATGACACAGCCATGGCATTCAGACTACTCAGGTTGCATGGCCACCAAGTGTCTCCTG ATGTGTTTAAGCATTTCAAGAAGGGCAATGAATTCATCTGCTTTGCTGGGCAATCCACACAAGCTGTGACTGGAATGTACAACTTGCTTAGGGCTAGTCAGGTGATGTTCCCGGGAGAGACAATCCTTGAGGAAGCTAAGGACTTTTCAACCAAATTTCTGAGGGAAAAACAAGCTTCTAATGAGCTGCTGGACAAATGGATCATCACGAAGGACTTGCCCGGCGAG GTTGGGTACGCACTAGATGTTCCATGGTATGCGAGCTTACCTCGGCTTGAGACGAGATTCTACATCCAACAGTACGGTGGCCGTGATGACGTCTGGATTGGCAAGACTCTCTACag GATGCCTTACGTAAACAACAATTTGTATCTCGACCTGGCAAAACTGGATTACAACAATTGCCAAGCACTGCATCTGATCGAATGGGACAGCATTCAAAA GTGGTACGCAGAATGTAAACTTGAAAACTATGGATTGAGCACAAGAAGCCTCCTCATGGCTTATTTTGTTGCGGCATCGAGTATTTTCGAGCCGGAAAGAGCCAACGAACGACTTGCATGGGCTAAAACGACGTCGTTAATTGAGACAATTGGGTCTCATTTCAGAGAAGGAACTTCTGAGCAAAGGAAGGCCTTTGTACATGAATTCAAAATTAG GAAGATGAATACCAACAAGAAAGGGCAGGGACTCATTGAGACCTTGCTGACAACCCTACACTGCCTCTCGTTGGACGCCATGGTGGCGCATGGCCAAGACATCAGCCACCCTCTACGCCAAGCT TGGGAAAAGTGGCTTCTGAAGTGGCAAGAGAAAGGAGATGTGCACCAAGATGAAGCCGAGTTGCTGGTCGAAATGATAAATCAAACCGCCGGCCTTTTGCCTTCAGACGGGCTGTTGTTGTCCAGTCCAGAGCATGAGCAACTTTTCAAGATCACCAACAAAGTTTGTAACAAACTTCGCTgctaccaaaaccaaaaccataag GTGAATGAAAACGGCAGCTACATGAAGACAACTCAGGAAATCGAACCGGAGATGCAGCAGCTTGTGCAAATGGTGCTGCAAAAGCCCTTGGATGGTGCCATAGAATCTTCGATCAAGCAAACCTTTTTCGCGGTTGCAAGGAGCTTTTACTACTCTGCATGCTCGGATCCTGGAACAATCAATGGCCACCTTACCAAAGTACTGTTCGAGAGAGTATTCTGA
- the LOC126590981 gene encoding ent-copalyl diphosphate synthase 1-like isoform X2, with product MSSHSTQLFLSAPPLTLRPTTSSFSAFNQPKYLSGVWLFGANDKRDFRSKCSAVSKSRTQDVLQNGLPVIKWHEIVEDDIEGDEAPADFGQINKIKQHVETITSMVESMDDGEITISAYDTAWVALVEDVEGSGLPQFPSSLQWIANNQLPDGSWGDSEIITAHDRIINTIACVVALKSWNVHPDKCEKGMTYFKENISKLGNENAEHMPIGFEVAFPSVLEMARSLNLEVPDDCAVLHEIYAMRDLKLTRIPREIMHKVPTTLLHSLEGMAGLDWEKLLKLQSQDGSFLFSPASTAYALMQTKNPNCMNYLSKAVHKFNGGVPNVYPVDLFEHVWVVDRLQRLGISRYFKPQLKECINYVSRYWTEKGICWARNSEVQDIDDTAMAFRLLRLHGHQVSPDVFKHFKKGNEFICFAGQSTQAVTGMYNLLRASQVMFPGETILEEAKDFSTKFLREKQASNELLDKWIITKDLPGEVGYALDVPWYASLPRLETRFYIQQYGGRDDVWIGKTLYRMPYVNNNLYLDLAKLDYNNCQALHLIEWDSIQKWYAECKLENYGLSTRSLLMAYFVAASSIFEPERANERLAWAKTTSLIETIGSHFREGTSEQRKAFVHEFKIRKMNTNKKGQGLIETLLTTLHCLSLDAMVAHGQDISHPLRQAWEKWLLKWQEKGDVHQDEAELLVEMINQTAGLLPSDGLLLSSPEHEQLFKITNKVCNKLRCYQNQNHKVNENGSYMKTTQEIEPEMQQLVQMVLQKPLDGAIESSIKQTFFAVARSFYYSACSDPGTINGHLTKVLFERVF from the exons ATGTCTTCTCATTCCACCCAACTTTTTCTCTCTGCGCCTCCTCTAACTCTTCGACCCACCACCTCATCCTTCTCTGCCTTTAATCAACCAAAATATTTATCGG GTGTTTGGCTATTTGGTGCTAATGACAAAAGAGATTTTCGATCCAAATGCAGTGCGGTTTCCAAATCCCGTACTCAAG ACGTGTTGCAAAATGGTCTGCCAGTGATAAAGTGGCATGAGATTGTGGAGGATGACATAGAAGGAGACGAAGCTCCTGCG GATTTTGGACAAATTAATAAGATCAAGCAACATGTGGAGACCATCACATCGATGGTGGAGTCGATGGATGACGGAGAGATTACGATTTCGGCGTACGACACCGCTTGGGTGGCGTTAGTGGAGGATGTCGAAGGCAGTGGCTTGCCACAGTTCCCATCCAGCCTCCAATGGATTGCCAACAACCAACTCCCAGATGGTTCTTGGGGAGATAGTGAGATCATCACTGCTCATGATCGCATCATCAACACCATAGCTTGCGTTGTCGCACTCAAATCATGGAACGTTCATCCTGACAAGTGTGAAAAAG GAATGACGTATTTCAAGGAGAACATAAGCAAGCTTGGCAACGAGAATGCCGAACACATGCCGATCGGGTTCGAAGTAGCTTTTCCTTCGGTTCTCGAAATGGCTAGGAGTTTAAACCTGGAGGTGCCTGATGATTGTGCTGTGTTGCATGAGATTTACGCCATGAGAGATCTAAAGCTCACAAG GATACCGAGGGAAATAATGCACAAAGTGCCCACAACACTTCTCCACAGCTTGGAAGGAATGGCAGGTTTGGACTGGGAAAAGCTTCTAAAACTGCAGTCCCAAGACGGCTCTTTCTTGTTCTCCCCAGCCTCCACTGCCTATGCACTAATGCAAACCAAAAACCCCAACTGCATGAATTATTTGTCCAAAGCTGTTCACAAGTTCAACGGCGGAG tACCTAATGTATACCCAGTTGACTTGTTCGAACACGTATGGGTTGTGGATCGTCTGCAGCGCTTGGGAATCTCTAGGTATTTCAAGCCGCAGCTTAAGGAATGTATTAATTACGTAAGCAG ATATTGGACTGAGAAAGGAATTTGTTGGGCAAGAAATTCGGAGGTTCAGGATATTGATGACACAGCCATGGCATTCAGACTACTCAGGTTGCATGGCCACCAAGTGTCTCCTG ATGTGTTTAAGCATTTCAAGAAGGGCAATGAATTCATCTGCTTTGCTGGGCAATCCACACAAGCTGTGACTGGAATGTACAACTTGCTTAGGGCTAGTCAGGTGATGTTCCCGGGAGAGACAATCCTTGAGGAAGCTAAGGACTTTTCAACCAAATTTCTGAGGGAAAAACAAGCTTCTAATGAGCTGCTGGACAAATGGATCATCACGAAGGACTTGCCCGGCGAG GTTGGGTACGCACTAGATGTTCCATGGTATGCGAGCTTACCTCGGCTTGAGACGAGATTCTACATCCAACAGTACGGTGGCCGTGATGACGTCTGGATTGGCAAGACTCTCTACag GATGCCTTACGTAAACAACAATTTGTATCTCGACCTGGCAAAACTGGATTACAACAATTGCCAAGCACTGCATCTGATCGAATGGGACAGCATTCAAAA GTGGTACGCAGAATGTAAACTTGAAAACTATGGATTGAGCACAAGAAGCCTCCTCATGGCTTATTTTGTTGCGGCATCGAGTATTTTCGAGCCGGAAAGAGCCAACGAACGACTTGCATGGGCTAAAACGACGTCGTTAATTGAGACAATTGGGTCTCATTTCAGAGAAGGAACTTCTGAGCAAAGGAAGGCCTTTGTACATGAATTCAAAATTAG GAAGATGAATACCAACAAGAAAGGGCAGGGACTCATTGAGACCTTGCTGACAACCCTACACTGCCTCTCGTTGGACGCCATGGTGGCGCATGGCCAAGACATCAGCCACCCTCTACGCCAAGCT TGGGAAAAGTGGCTTCTGAAGTGGCAAGAGAAAGGAGATGTGCACCAAGATGAAGCCGAGTTGCTGGTCGAAATGATAAATCAAACCGCCGGCCTTTTGCCTTCAGACGGGCTGTTGTTGTCCAGTCCAGAGCATGAGCAACTTTTCAAGATCACCAACAAAGTTTGTAACAAACTTCGCTgctaccaaaaccaaaaccataag GTGAATGAAAACGGCAGCTACATGAAGACAACTCAGGAAATCGAACCGGAGATGCAGCAGCTTGTGCAAATGGTGCTGCAAAAGCCCTTGGATGGTGCCATAGAATCTTCGATCAAGCAAACCTTTTTCGCGGTTGCAAGGAGCTTTTACTACTCTGCATGCTCGGATCCTGGAACAATCAATGGCCACCTTACCAAAGTACTGTTCGAGAGAGTATTCTGA